A genomic region of Glycine max cultivar Williams 82 chromosome 15, Glycine_max_v4.0, whole genome shotgun sequence contains the following coding sequences:
- the LOC102670537 gene encoding transcription repressor OFP5 has product MKDKESGGTGDTNEKQLEIPPETYNQRDMVVVKYSCEYGDFCRQPFNEESYEDKKNEDIGDDVIPSSTSSCLGVRRDAKKHGKREGTLKLKEKDNIGLGEERKLLNDGKVSKEKDEYNREKEYENLRRRFERKAKKVFQEQLLTLGREVEEVEFGSSKIVEKDVLQSESPRTICTPSTHAFSSSAVSKNSILGNIIEEIEKTERPSHKKMSSERQNLKQSEELKVKTNRQKQPHHLPPSRELKRRKQKPSSRVKIHSPRMVSKVEICKIKALEDMKKAKLKMKKEREEIVEETETSGLESFAMIKSSLDPKQDFSDSMTEMITENRISRPEEMEDLLACYLTLNADEYHDLIIKVFRQVWSDMSQGGLGIKLNMQWSYYE; this is encoded by the exons ATGAAAGACAAAGAAAGTGGAGGCACAGGGGACacaaatgaaaaacaattgGAGATTCCGCCAGAAACTTATAATCAGAGAGACATGGTGGTGGTTAAG TATTCTTGTGAGTATGGTGATTTCTGTAGACAACCATTTAATGAAGAGAGTTATGAGgataagaagaatgaagataTTGGTGATGATGTCATTCCCTCCTCAACCTCAAGTTGCCTTGGTGTTAGAAGGGATGCTAAGAAACATGGAAAGAGAGAAGGCACACTCAAGTTAAAGGAGAAGGATAATATTGGTCTTGGAGAAGAAAGGAAGTTGCTGAATGATGGGAAGGTTTCAAAGGAGAAGGATGAGTACAATAGagaaaaggaatatgaaaaCTTAAGGAGGAGATTTgagaggaaagcaaagaaagTTTTTCAAGAGCAACTCTTGACATTAGGAAGAGAAGTAGAGGAAGTTGAGTTTGGATCCAGTAAAATAGTGGAAAAAGATGTGTTGCAATCTGAATCACCTAGAACAATTTGCACCCCAAGTACACATGCTTTTTCCTCTTCAGCAGTTTCAAAGAATTCTATACTTGGAAATATTATAGAAGAGATTGAGAAAACTGAGAGGCCATCTCACAAGAAAATGAGTTCTGAGAGGCAGAACTTGAAACAATCTGAGGAGTTGAAGGTAAAGACTAACAGGCAGAAGCAACCACATCATCTTCCTCCCAGCAGAGAACTTAAGAGGAGGAAACAAAAGCCAAGCTCTAGGGTCAAAATACATTCTCCAAGAATGGTTTCCAAGGTTGAAATCTGCAAAATAAAGGCTCTAGAAGACATGAAGAAAGCAAAACTAAAGatgaagaaagaaagggagGAAATTGTAGAGGAAACAGAAACATCGGGATTAGAAAGCTTTGCTATGATTAAGTCTTCATTGGATCCAAAGCAAGATTTCAGTGATTCAATGACTGAGATGATCACGGAGAATCGGATTAGCAGGCCAGAAGAAATGGAAGATCTTTTGGCATGTTATCTGACTTTGAATGCAGATGAGTATCATGATCTCATCATCAAAGTGTTCCGGCAGGTATGGTCTGACATGAGCCAAGGTGGTTTAGGTATTAAACTAAACATGCAATGGAGTTACTATGAATAA